A DNA window from Hevea brasiliensis isolate MT/VB/25A 57/8 chromosome 2, ASM3005281v1, whole genome shotgun sequence contains the following coding sequences:
- the LOC110638547 gene encoding probable pectinesterase 53 encodes MPIPCPPSLSLFHLQSIRTHWHFIFSCQTITSCTMDPNVLMALKYHFYFLLLLSATCLKLSSSIPDTETDHDKKVSWNIDNHRRREILESKSNLQAPAGSTGKVLDDKLRKAEMRNMTLTVNQNGTGDFKTIGEALKSIPPYNTRRVIIAIKPGVYREKIAIPRTLPFITFLGDSSDPPIITGNDTASSLSGKDGKPLRTFQSATVAVDANYFTAINVKFENTATHEIGSKGGQGVALRISGTKAAFYNCSFYGSQDTLYDHKGLHYFSNCFIQGSVDFIFGSGRSLYENCHLNSVTKKVASLTAQKRSNSSLESGFSFKDCVVTGSGLVYLGRAWGDYSRVVFSYTYMDRVVLPQGWNDWGDQNRDTRVFYGEYKCSGPGANFAGRVPWARILTDEEAQPFIGTSYVDGDTWLITP; translated from the exons ATGCCAATTCCTTGCCCTCCCAGTCTCAGCCTCTTTCATTTGCAGAGTATACGCACCCATTGGCATTTTATATTCTCATGCCAAACAATAACATCCTGTACCATGGATCCCAACGTTCTCATGGCTTTAAAATATCATTTCTACTTCCTTCTCTTATTATCTGCTACTTGTTTAAAGTTGTCTTCATCTATTCCAGACACAGAAACAGATCATGACAAAAAGGTTTCTTGGAACATTGATAATCACAGGAGGAGGGAAATCCTGGAATCTAAATCCAACCTTCAGGCACCTGCAGGGTCTACCGGGAAAGTTCTTGATGACAAGCTAAGGAAAGCTGAAATGCGTAATATGACATTAACAGTTAACCAGAATGGGACTGGAGATTTCAAGACCATAGGAGAAGCTCTTAAAAGCATTCCACCATACAACACCAGGAGAGTTATAATAGCGATCAAACCAGGCGTTTATAG AGAAAAGATTGCCATCCCAAGAACATTGCCCTTTATCACATTTCTAGGGGATTCAAGTGATCCACCAATTATTACTGGCAACGATACTGCATCATCACTCTCTGGAAAAGATGGGAAGCCATTGAGGACGTTTCAAAGTGCTACTGTTGCTGTTGATGCAAATTATTTTACAGCCATCAACGTGAAATTTGAG AACACTGCTACACATGAGATAGGGTCCAAAGGAGGACAAGGCGTGGCACTTCGAATATCAGGGACCAAGGCAGCATTTTACAATTGCAGTTTTTATGGAAGCCAGGACACGCTTTATGATCACAAGGGTCTTCACTACTTCAGCAATTGTTTCATCCAGGGCTCTGTTGATTTCATTTTCGGTTCTGGAAGGTCCCTCTACGAG AATTGCCATTTAAACTCAGTAACGAAGAAGGTGGCATCTCTCACTGCTCAAAAGCGCAGCAATTCTTCATTGGAAAGTGGGTTCTCCTTCAAAGATTGTGTGGTGACAGGGAGTGGATTGGTGTACCTAGGCAGAGCTTGGGGTGATTATTCCAGGGTTGTTTTCTCTTACACTTACATGGACAGGGTTGTTCTTCCCCAAGGTTGGAATGATTGGGGTGACCAAAACCGTGACAC GAGAGTGTTTTATGGAGAGTACAAGTGCAGTGGGCCTGGAGCCAACTTCGCAGGAAGGGTTCCATGGGCACGAATTCTTACAGATGAAGAGGCTCAGCCTTTTATAGGGACTTCCTATGTTGATGGGGATACTTGGCTCATTACTCCTTGA
- the LOC110638540 gene encoding transcription factor MYB78 yields MVVLFSLLVDVFNSPLTIYTYKLLIICPSLTPTPHLLYLPSQICNSHSHLSLSLSLGLCLLILIEEMGAQVRNYDCATYKNEEDTDMRKGPWTVEEDAILTEYVAIHGEGRWNAAARCAGLKRTGKSCRLRWLNYLRPDVRRGNITLQEQLLILELHSRWGNRWSKIAQYLPGRTDNEIKNYWRTRVQKQAKQLKCDVNSKQFRDAMRYIWMPRLVERIRAATGSSAGQSTAYSSCSSNHNDIPANSEAAQINDPMMEWVMPEPSGNSLESLDTQVSPVSDVTEYQNPTSMQTGLGLYPEDESDRWAEMEMQMQSSILGDGEALESLWNEENIWFLM; encoded by the exons ATGGTCGTACTCTTCAGTCTTCTAGTTGATGTCTTCAACTCACCACTCACTATATATACATACAAACTACTGATTATCTGTCCAAGCCTAACCCCGACACCTCATCTTCTCTATCTTCCTTCCCAAATCTGTAATTCCCACTCtcatctctctctgtctctctctttaGGTCTATGTTTGCTCATCTTGATTGAAGAAATGGGTGCTCAAGTAAGAAATTATGATTGTGCAACTTACAAAAATGAAGAGGATACCGACATGAGGAAAGGTCCATGGACTGTGGAAGAGGACGCCATACTCACTGAGTACGTTGCCATCCACGGTGAAGGACGCTGGAACGCCGCTGCTCGCTGCGCAG GATTGAAACGGACTGGTAAAAGCTGTAGATTAAGATGGTTAAACTACTTGCGGCCAGATGTTCGACGTGGGAACATAACTCTCCAAGAACAGCTCTTGATTCTTGAACTCCATTCTCGCTGGGGCAATAG GTGGTCGAAAATTGCGCAGTACTTGCCTGGCAGAACAGACAACGAAATCAAGAACTATTGGAGAACCAGAGTTCAAAAGCAGGCAAAGCAGCTGAAATGTGACGTTAATAGTAAACAATTCAGAGACGCCATGCGCTATATTTGGATGCCTCGCTTAGTCGAGCGAATTCGGGCAGCAACTGGATCTTCCGCGGGTCAATCCACCGCATACTCCAGCTGCAGCAGCAACCACAATGATATCCCTGCAAATAGTGAAGCCGCGCAAATAAACGACCCCATGATGGAGTGGGTGATGCCAGAGCCATCAGGAAACTCGCTGGAGTCTTTGGATACCCAGGTTTCTCCGGTGTCAGACGTGACTGAGTATCAAAATCCAACAAGTATGCAAACTGGGTTGGGTTTATATCCGGAAGATGAGTCGGATAGGTGGGCGGAGATGGAGATGCAGATGCAGAGCAGTATACTAGGTGATGGAGAGGCATTGGAGAGTCTATGGAATGAGGAGAATATTTGGTTTTTAATGTGA